In the Primulina eburnea isolate SZY01 chromosome 15, ASM2296580v1, whole genome shotgun sequence genome, attttaattgcattaatgtTGTAATATGCATATGAAGTATGAAAAGAGATTGGGGCTGGCTTTGTATAACTTtggaatttttttcattaaacaTGTGGAATTGGAATTGGGAATTGGGAATTGGGacttttgtttttgtttgtcTGTCTGTGGTTTGTAATAGAAAGCGAGGGAGCATTCAAATCTTCTATCCCACAAAAGCACTGGAGATATTGAACTCCCCAAGCTTTAGAACTGATTAAAAAGGAGAGAAGCTGTAGATTTATTGCTTGCTTTGCGCACCCTAGTTGGCTACTACTCTTAACTTTTATCATTGACCATCTATAGTAATCCAATGTTAGtttcaattcatatatatatatatatatatatatatatatatatatatatatatatatatatatatatatatatatatatatatatatattagatttGAAAGTGTTTTATTTTCAATATGCATGAGTTTTATGATAATAACACAAAATTAAAGGGATAGTAACGTGTAcggaataaattaaatatacttTAATGGGTTTGAAAACTGATCAGCTAATTGACCACAACAAATAAGATTGATAGATAATTACTACAAGAATATTTTGTGTGCGTACGTAtagtataaataaattttttgtgtgtgtttttttttctggtgttgagaaatttaaagattCTAGCAAAATAAAGAACTTTAATAttgaaatattaattatttaatgtttTGCGACTAAAGGTGATTTGGAAATATATAGCACTAAAGGCCAAATTTTCTTTActtttatcttttatttttcattaggGTTAGATTACATACCGGTGTCTATTTCATTCTATTAATTAGAGAAACACAGTCGTCCCTTTTCTCCTCTTCAAAACCAGACCTTATTCTCTCTGCGTACAGCATTTGTTCTTGAATATCTTCTTATTCGATAGCAGTAGTGAGAGAAAGTAGGAGAGGAACGTAAAGAATGTTCCATTCCAAGAAACCATCGAGTATGAATCCTCACGAGCGATCCATGTGTGTTCAAGGAGATTCGGGCCTTGTTCTTACTACTGATCCAAAGCCTCGTCTCCGGTGGACCGTTGAGCTTCATGAACGATTCGTCGATGCTGTTACTCAACTCGGGGGCCCTGATAGTATGTACCTTTAGTATATATGCGTCATATTTATCATTTTCAATGACCGGTACTTGTTGTAAATCCGTTTTCTTGGTTATCTGTAATTTGATTTGTCATCTAGAGGCGACGCCAAAGACTATCATGAGAGTTATGGGGGTCAAGGGCTTGACTCTATATCATCTGAAGAGCCATCTTCAGGTTTTTTTCCATCTATCACgggttatatatataaatacacacacacacacatatacatatatgtaaatTTATCATCATTTTTTTTCTGTGAACATAATCCTTAGTTTTTATATCATGAGAGTTTCAGGATCGACTCGTCTTCGTGGagctaatttttttatttgcagatgTGATTTATAACTAATTTCATGGTTCTGTACTTTCAGAAATTCAGGCTTGGAAAGCAGCCTCACAAAGAATTTAGTGATCATTCAATGAAAGATGGTAAGATTTATTTCTCAAATTATTAACTCTTATAAGttaatatattatatgcatgcagtGCCGTTTTTTCATTTTTCAATCTTGAATCTACCTTTTAATAAGCATTAATGATTGAAAAAGTTACTTGTAGTTTCATCTTTAGAACTTCAACGAAACAACATTGCATCATCATCTGGAATGCATATGGACGCAACATGAATGAGTACGTTGTGTTTCGTTATCTTCATGGGTTAGTACTTCAATGAATTGTCTGTATAAGCACTGATGGTATAATTGACCCGATTAGGATGCAAATGGAGGTGAACAGAAGGCTCCATGAACAACTAGAGGTAAACAGCTAGCTAGCTTCTGAAAAACCattgaattatatatttttctagATAATATTCTCGTTATGGTGTATTCATATTCAATGAAAAAAATCTATATCCATGTGAATTTTACAGGTGCAAAGACATCTTCAACTGAGAATTGAGGCTCAAGGGAAATACATGCAGGCCATTCTTGAAAAAgcatgtcaaactctggcaggAGAAAACATGGCGGCCGCTGCTTCCGCGAGCTACAACAAGCCCAATATTAACCCTGAAGTTTCCGCCATGAGTTTTCCATCTCTTCAAGATCTCAACATTTACGGAAGTAGTGATCATCTCGATCAACTTCATCATCAAACCATGGAGAGATCATCGTCCATGGATCCATTCATGCGGAGCAACAACAACGATAATTTCTTTACAAGAAAGAGGCCAAGTCCATACAACAGCAACACTGGTAAAAGCCCTTATATTTGGGCCGATGATTTGAGGCTTCAGGAATTGGGTTCGGCTGCTGCATCATGCAATATTGATGATCACCATGTTCAGATTGCTCCTTTGTCGATTGAGAGAGGCGGCGAAATTGAATCATCGGGAGGGGATTTTTACGAAGCGAAGCCCGTTTCTTCCGGAGATCACAACGCAAGGAGGGAAAAGAAATTTGATGGGATGAAGCTCGAAAGGCCATCTCCTCGCCGGATGAATCCCCATGCCATCAGTGCCGGCGGAGTGACTCATGGCCGGAACTCGCCATTCGGGTGATTACTTAAGTGATTTAATCATTTCTAtaatattgaaaattttaatttctttcTTTAATCAGTCATAAGTACTTTATTATAATGCCCATAATCTTATTATTAAGAGGTTTGGAATTTTACCATGCATTGATATTTTGTTTCTCTAACTATGGAGCACCCTTGTTTTAGTTtgcctaattaattaattatttccaAATAAAAGAGTTTTTTTATCTATTAAAAGATGAGATTAaactttcattttttaaaattgttgtctATCTTGTCTTGCAATAACCcagaaaaagtaaaaataatttCACTATTATTTAAACGATTATTGTCATTTTGGCCGGCAAAACTTTGTACAGAACATTCAAAAATTCCAAATGTATTTATAAATATTACCACAAATTTTGCAAGTTAAAAATTGTACACGAAACACCTTGAATTAATGTTTTAATTCTAAAATGTCTATCGATTTTTTTGTAATCTAATATTACTAAAAATATAACTGAATTAACCGGTACTTAATATTTTAGGTAACACCATATtgatgcataaaattttaaataatgaaaGAAAAAGGAAGGGGTTTTAAATTAAAGCCATAGAACATGGCGTGGCTACAGTGATTGTGAATAGTTAAATAACTGTTTAAATCACATTGAGGGCAACAAATTGTCTTTCTTAAAATAAGATtaaagattttttatttttgaaaagatCAATCATATAATCAACTAATCTGTACGTAGTAATTTGATATTCGCTCCTCTTTTGACTCTGCTTTATCGTGATTTAATTCTTAAAATAATGTTAATTAGATACTAAATAATTAGTCAAGAAAATATTAGCTCTGATATGCTACAAAAGAGTAAAGAAAAACTAATGGTTCCAAAAATTTCTGTATTTGGGACATGAAAGCCGACAAAGAGTATCGAATTTTCATGCTCGATCTTTTCTCTTCTTTACACTTCCATATTCCTTTGGTATCATCTTTGAATTGTGAACATCAGATCGAGGTATTCTTACAGTAACCACGATTTTTTTATGGGGAATGTTTTGTTAATCACATTCCAACCTTACTTTTTAAAACTCACAAGTCAGGAAGAATTGCATCATAAAATAAaggaattttatttaatttttaactttTACTTAaatctattttaatttttaatagcTATTGTGCCATTCCATTATCTCTCTAGttttcaataaaaatagaataatAATTTgagaattataaaaattaaattaaatttcatgAATAATAAAAAATGCCAAAGAaactctaaatttttttaagtaGAGACTTTTTCAGAAGAACTATTAAATGTATGGAATTTCAAATcgacattttttattttaaatgaaaaaaactTTGGACTCGATAGAAATTATGATTAATTAATGGGAAataatttcataaatattttttaactcAAAAAGATGAGAAGTTATGACACATTAATAAgctgaattaaaaaaaaaacaaattaagaGTTAAATGAGATCTGAAACAAAAAtgaaatgattttatgttaaaatattaaaatataaaataaatactgAATATGTTATCATGTAATACAATAATTATACATTTACATGCACATTCAAAAATAGGAAAAACTTTTTATTGATATTAAACTGAGAAAAACTTaactgaaagaaaaacgaatttacaaattattaatgggttacaaaaaaataaaataaaataaaaataaagaaacaaagaAAGCAAGCAAGCTAAAGGGAGGGTTGAGGGTAGGAAGAAGAAAACGCAATTCTGTGTGTACAAATATCGATGAAGCTTCTAACTTTATGAGAGCAAAGTCGATTAGTCTGCCATCGAAAGCAGTTTGAAAAGAGAGACTCCTCATTTCATGCGTATTCCTTGCGTCGCCGGAACACGGAATACTGAAAAAATGGTCATTCGCTCGttgatttttttatcatatatCTTCCTTTTGGCCCGCACTCCCATGCAATGCAAGTGGATTTTTACGAGAAATTGGCGGTTCATTGCTAGCTCAACcagttgaaaattttaatttggaGTAGAGCAAAGTCTTTACGTTTGGTTTGGTGCCttaaagcccaagcccaagagCTTCAACAGATGAAGATAGCTAGCAAGATCGACTGTTTGCTTTCCTAGAAACGATTCCAAATGAAAAATGTGcttcatatttaaaaatactacTTTTATTCTCATATGACATATAAAGTATATAGTACTACAGCCTATTGAAAAGAGTTATCTCTGATAACATGATATTCCATCATCTCAGTTAGTACACATTATTAGACTATGACTATATACAGCAGTAAAATAACACAAGTATTGGCTAACTCTGGGTATATGATCATGATTATATCAATAATTTACTATACATTCCTGGATTCCCAAAATCTCTAACACTTGACTGAGTTTCCAACCTCCCGGCCGGCTAGTAAGTTTTGGACAACTAGTCGAGCTGATGACTTACCATGCCGAGGGCGTAGCTCGACACGCTTTCATGGGTTAATTTTATGTACGTAATCCCAACAAGTTAGTAAGATCAGCCCAAAGAAGTGAGGCTAGCTAGTATCTGGGAGATCTTAACAGCACATACAATTATCATATAAAACTCAGGTAAAGAAGGTGAAACTCACGGAAAGCACAATGTGTCGTATGTATATCACTTCTAATTGTGAAATACTTCAGATGCATTTTCATTCTATCATATATAAAATAaggatattatatatatatatatatatatatatatatatatatatatatatatatatatatatatatatatatatatatatatatatatatatttgattttacATTTCACGTATatatattttagttttttttctcAAATAATTCTTCTCGGACATGGACTAATTGAGAGTTGGTGGAGTTTGTCAAAAACCACAGCACTCTGTAATACAAACTAATTATGGTTAAAAATATcacatttaaaaattaaagacaaaatacattattattttcaattcaaTTTATAAAAAGACACGTCCTTCAAATATCTCATAAAAGTATCAAATATAAAATCAAACAAGCCACTAGTCTTTGTGGGAGAGCTTCAAAAActttaaataatatttcttcTTGCGTCGATGATAAATATAAATGTTGCATTTCATATTTCAAACGTCCTAAATATATAGTCCAATGTCTGTATTTAGTACTATTtatcaattattttattaattaatctacaaaaaaaaatttctaattatttattgcGAAAACACAAATAAAAGTATGGGATGGAGGTACCGGGGTAGTATGCAAAAGAGGAaaataatatacaatttttatttaaacttttaaaaagtAGCAAAGAATTGCCAGTGCTGCTTAATTCGCGAGATGCTGTGGTGGTTCTCTTTTTAGTTGCATGATCAAGGGAGATCGAAAATATTCAGAGGTACAAAAGATATACAATGATTAAACATAATTACTCATTCCCCATCGGAGCAAATTATTGGCAAAAGATATTTAGTCTAAAATCCAATGATCACGGGGAAACTAGTTTTTGTTCTGTATCAAAAATATCCGCAGGAGGAATGAAGGAGTCGTATGAAAGTCCAGGCACGTTGAAAACAACGTCGTGTATCCTCCATATCTCTTCCATCCTCGTCCTGCTGTGATGCATAGACGTCTCCCCGAATCGGAACACAGTGGCGACGGTCCTCCCTTGATGCGCGATCAATATCCCATCGACGTCTCTATAATCTCCAATGCTGCTACCTATGGTGGTCTCCCAGTACACGGTGTCGTTTTCCGTGGAATGTACTCTGGTGAGGTGAGAGTCCTCCATGTAGATTAAGAGGCCACTCTTCTGGCTGAAGTATCCGTAGAGAACATGGCGGATTACCTCTGCCGGGCCCTCGTTTCTCTCCATGACCGCTGCTCGATCCGCAGCTACTTTCAGGACGAAGCAATCGTCGTCTCCGATTCGTTTCTCGCCCAGGCATTGTGCTTTTGCGAAGAGGCTTGCGGTGCTCTTCGGATCCAGGCCCTGCGCAAtggtgaaaaatattttaaaattatttttttttacataatgATAATAAATCTAGCTGCCATTTGATATTTGTGGTCCCAATCGGAGTAAGACATAGCAAATCTTTGAATTTGAATGGTTTTTACGGATCCAAGAGTGTGGCAGCATGTGATCTCTTTAGGATATTTGAAATTTTGTAGATTGGTAGCTGCATCTCTCTTTGGCACAGCTTTTCTTGGTTTGACAGAGGAATATGTATCTTTGTAATGGATAAAATAATGGCGAAAATGAAAGAAATATAAAGGATGGGAGTTTAAAAAAAGTAAAAGCACCAAAATCAAAAGTATATGTATCTTCAATCATACACTTTTATTATAtaagtaatataatataatataattcgACTACAAAACATTATATATCACGAGCATTTACTATCACtcgatatttattttaaataaataaaattatataaaatgatCAACGAGATCTAGATCAAATGTCG is a window encoding:
- the LOC140813864 gene encoding LOW QUALITY PROTEIN: myb family transcription factor IPN2-like (The sequence of the model RefSeq protein was modified relative to this genomic sequence to represent the inferred CDS: deleted 2 bases in 1 codon), which gives rise to MFHSKKPSSMNPHERSMCVQGDSGLVLTTDPKPRLRWTVELHERFVDAVTQLGGPDKATPKTIMRVMGVKGLTLYHLKSHLQKFRLGKQPHKEFSDHSMKDVSSLELQRNNIASSSGMYGRNMNEMQMEVNRRLHEQLEVQRHLQLRIEAQGKYMQAILEKACQTLAGENMAAAASASYNKPNINPEVSAMSFPSLQDLNIYGSSDHLDQLHHQTMERSSSMDPFMRSNNNDNFFTRKRPSPYNSNTGKSPYIWADDLRLQELGSAAASCNIDDHHVQIAPLSIERGGEIESSGGDFYEAKPVSSGDHNARREKKFDGMKLERPSPRRMNPHAISAGGVTHGRNSPFG